In one window of Henckelia pumila isolate YLH828 chromosome 1, ASM3356847v2, whole genome shotgun sequence DNA:
- the LOC140874734 gene encoding uncharacterized protein isoform X1: protein MGGCASKPHKKLKSKAKYLYKSCKFRRKVAPSTSIGHNTDVGVYSGDFTFRGFVMNDTDSPEMMRFRRSHVPNCTFHLPDQLQRNHREVCANAEKRQEEEWFDSRSILDSDAEDDFVSIDGDGFTFLDSATVRTSNSPVTQNESNSCFTDYGCNEQKRDCCQTDQVLFSSKENVEYGVNKKQKIDSSCMAKVEETCTKRMIVDLEHFVDKHDDNKPDHSSTLFRSSENVLDLNQTSAFSGSTSKGKKATFMVTAVKRKLSDEDGSSKRCLYHPRAGFLIPVSLEDKPNQGCWCPVPPSAFKLRGENYFRDKKKYPAPNHSPYIPIGMDLFASPRKIHHIAQHIELPFVGSECEIPSILIVNIQLPAYPATMFGDSDGEGINLVIYFKLLENFEKETSPLFVESIKRIVKNEMEVVKGFPKESVVPYRERLKIMVNPINPEELGLSSAERKLVQAYKDKPVLSRPQHSFYKGPNYFEIDLDVHRFSYICRKGLQAFRERLKNGIFDLGLTIQAQTSEELPEKVLCCVRLNKIDLVNLGQMPILATALCNE from the exons ATGGGTGGTTGTGCATCAAAGCCACATAAAAAGCTGAAATCCAAGGCAAAGTACTTGTACAAGTCATGCAAGTTTCGCAGGAAGGTCGCGCCATCGACTTCGATAGGCCACAATACGGATGTGGGAGTTTACAGTGGTGACTTTACTTTCAGAGGTTTCGTTATGAATGACACTGATAGCCCGGAAATGATGAGGTTCAGGAGATCTCACGTGCCGAATTGCACTTTCCATCTGCCTGATCAGTTGCAAAGGAACCATAGAGAAGTTTGCGCGAATG CTGAAAAGCGGCAAGAGGAAGAATGGTTCGATTCTCGAAGCATCCTTGATTCTGATGCTGAAGATGATTTTGTTAGCATTGATGGAG ATGGTTTCACATTTTTAGACAGTGCAACAGTGAGAACATCAAATAGCCCCGTGACTCAAAATGAAAGCAACTCATGCTTCACTGACTATGGATGCAATGAACAAAAGAGAGATTGCTGTCAAACAGATCAAGTTCTTTTTAGTAGTAAAGAAAACGTAGAATATGGCGTTAACAAGAAACAAAAAATTGATAGTTCTTGTATGGCAAAAGTTGAAGAAACCTGCACCAAGAGGATGATAGTGGATTTAGAGCATTTCGTAGATAAACACGATGATAACAAACCGGACCATTCATCAACTCTGTTTCGTTCTTCAGAGAACGTGTTGGACTTGAATCAGACTTCAGCATTTTCAGGATCAACATCAAAAGGAAAGAAGGCAACATTTATGGTGACTGCTGTGAAGAGGAAGCTTAGTGATGAAGATG GTTCCTCCAAGAGGTGTTTATATCATCCTAGAGCAGGTTTCCTAATTCCAGTGTCATTGGAGGATAAGCCAAATCAAGGCTGCTGGTGCCCCGTTCCACCTTCAGCCTTTAAGCTACGTGGGGAGAATTATTTCAG AGATAAAAAGAAGTACCCTGCTCCCAACCACAGCCCATACATACCTATTGGCATGGACTTATTTGCCTCCCCTCGGAAGATACATCACATTGCGCAGCACATTGAACTACCCTTTGTCGGATCAGAATGTGAAATACCTTCAATACTCATCGTTAACATACAG CTTCCTGCATATCCTGCTACCATGTTTGGAGATAGTGATGGGGAAGGGATAAACCTTGTGATATATTTCAAATTGTTGGAGAATTTTGAGAAAGAAACTTCTCCTTTATTTGTGGAAAGTATAAAG AGAATTGTTAAAAATGAAATGGAAGTGGTGAAGGGATTTCCAAAGGAATCTGTAGTCCCTTACAGAGAAAGACTAAAGATAATGGTCAATCCCATAAATCCTGAAGAACTCGGCTTGAGTTCTGCAGAAAGGAAGCTTGTGCAGGCGTACAAGGATAAACCGGTGCTTTCACGTCCCCAACATTCTTTCTACAAG GGACCTAATTACTTTGAGATAGACCTTGATGTACATCGGTTCAGCTATATATGCAGGAAAGGACTTCAGGCATTTAGAGAGAGATTAAAAAACGGGATATTTGATCTTGGACTAACAATTCAG GCACAAACCAGCGAGGAATTGCCTGAGAAAGTTTTGTGCTGCGTTCGACTAAACAAGATCGATCTTGTAAATCTTGGACAGATGCCAATACTTGCAACTGCTCTCTGTAATGAATAA
- the LOC140874734 gene encoding uncharacterized protein isoform X2: protein MGGCASKPHKKLKSKAKYLYKSCKFRRKVAPSTSIGHNTDVGVYSGDFTFRGFVMNDTDSPEMMRFRRSHVPNCTFHLPDQLQRNHREVCANAEKRQEEEWFDSRSILDSDAEDDFVSIDGDGFTFLDSATVRTSNSPVTQNESNSCFTDYGCNEQKRDCCQTDQVLFSSKENVEYGVNKKQKIDSSCMAKVEETCTKRMIVDLEHFVDKHDDNKPDHSSTLFRSSENVLDLNQTSAFSGSTSKGKKATFMVTAVKRKLSDEDGSSKRCLYHPRAGFLIPVSLEDKPNQGCWCPVPPSAFKLRGENYFRDKKKYPAPNHSPYIPIGMDLFASPRKIHHIAQHIELPFVGSECEIPSILIVNIQLPAYPATMFGDSDGEGINLVIYFKLLENFEKETSPLFVESIKRIVKNEMEVVKGFPKESVVPYRERLKIMVNPINPEELGLSSAERKLVQAYKDKPVLSRPQHSFYKVFL from the exons ATGGGTGGTTGTGCATCAAAGCCACATAAAAAGCTGAAATCCAAGGCAAAGTACTTGTACAAGTCATGCAAGTTTCGCAGGAAGGTCGCGCCATCGACTTCGATAGGCCACAATACGGATGTGGGAGTTTACAGTGGTGACTTTACTTTCAGAGGTTTCGTTATGAATGACACTGATAGCCCGGAAATGATGAGGTTCAGGAGATCTCACGTGCCGAATTGCACTTTCCATCTGCCTGATCAGTTGCAAAGGAACCATAGAGAAGTTTGCGCGAATG CTGAAAAGCGGCAAGAGGAAGAATGGTTCGATTCTCGAAGCATCCTTGATTCTGATGCTGAAGATGATTTTGTTAGCATTGATGGAG ATGGTTTCACATTTTTAGACAGTGCAACAGTGAGAACATCAAATAGCCCCGTGACTCAAAATGAAAGCAACTCATGCTTCACTGACTATGGATGCAATGAACAAAAGAGAGATTGCTGTCAAACAGATCAAGTTCTTTTTAGTAGTAAAGAAAACGTAGAATATGGCGTTAACAAGAAACAAAAAATTGATAGTTCTTGTATGGCAAAAGTTGAAGAAACCTGCACCAAGAGGATGATAGTGGATTTAGAGCATTTCGTAGATAAACACGATGATAACAAACCGGACCATTCATCAACTCTGTTTCGTTCTTCAGAGAACGTGTTGGACTTGAATCAGACTTCAGCATTTTCAGGATCAACATCAAAAGGAAAGAAGGCAACATTTATGGTGACTGCTGTGAAGAGGAAGCTTAGTGATGAAGATG GTTCCTCCAAGAGGTGTTTATATCATCCTAGAGCAGGTTTCCTAATTCCAGTGTCATTGGAGGATAAGCCAAATCAAGGCTGCTGGTGCCCCGTTCCACCTTCAGCCTTTAAGCTACGTGGGGAGAATTATTTCAG AGATAAAAAGAAGTACCCTGCTCCCAACCACAGCCCATACATACCTATTGGCATGGACTTATTTGCCTCCCCTCGGAAGATACATCACATTGCGCAGCACATTGAACTACCCTTTGTCGGATCAGAATGTGAAATACCTTCAATACTCATCGTTAACATACAG CTTCCTGCATATCCTGCTACCATGTTTGGAGATAGTGATGGGGAAGGGATAAACCTTGTGATATATTTCAAATTGTTGGAGAATTTTGAGAAAGAAACTTCTCCTTTATTTGTGGAAAGTATAAAG AGAATTGTTAAAAATGAAATGGAAGTGGTGAAGGGATTTCCAAAGGAATCTGTAGTCCCTTACAGAGAAAGACTAAAGATAATGGTCAATCCCATAAATCCTGAAGAACTCGGCTTGAGTTCTGCAGAAAGGAAGCTTGTGCAGGCGTACAAGGATAAACCGGTGCTTTCACGTCCCCAACATTCTTTCTACAAGGTATTTTTATAA